The stretch of DNA GCTTGCGGTCCCGTGTGGAATTCCCACCTTCACTGGCAGTGGAGCCCTCGCCGCCGAATTCGTCGGGATCGACAACGGCAGTGGTTTCGCTCGGCACGTAGGCGACCGCTGATTCGTCCTCTTCGGCTTCGGCTGTCAAATCTTCGCCGTGAATCGCTCGTCGCCAGGCCTTCATTTCGGCCACGGTGGCCTCTGTTTCCTCAGCCCATTGCAGGCACTCAGCGGCATCATCCCAGTTGATCGCCGAATAAAAATGCGACCACTTCAACTTCGGATAGGACTCATGAACATCCGCAAATGATTCCCAAACGCGACGGCGTTGAAACACCTGATCGCCGCTCAAGTTGATCAAAGCGGCAAAATCCGCATCGGTGCGGCCCTTGGCATATTTCTTCGTCCACTTGGCCGCACATTCACCGACCACCCAACGACACTGGTTAACAGCTTGTTGGGCCGTATCGATCAAAAGCTCTTCAGTTTCCGGGACGTCCGTTTTTAGTGGAGCAATCGGGTCGTTCATGCTGGTCCTTTAGTGCTGTAGTCTCTGGTTTCAAAACCCCGCAAGGCGTATTCGCATCACGCGTCGGTTCGCGTGGGAAGCTCACTTCCAGGGAGTGTGTGGTGAGGGAGATCGTCTGCCGTTTCTGCCGACCACACAAACCGAGGGATTCCGGAGCTGATCCATCGCATTCTCAGGGGTGAATCTTGGAGTGGTGTGCCACTGGCTTTGCCAGTGCAAATTCAAATGTTTGGATTCGCCACAAAGCACTGGCGGAGCCAGTGGTACCCTAAATCTCGGGTTTGACATTGCTCGCGATAGGTCGCAATGTCGTGTCGTTGGGCGAATCAGCGATCCTACCGACGACAGTTGGTGATTGCCAGCGTCGGTAATGATCATTTCCACGGCCGTTGCAGATCGAAACATTAAGTCGTTATGACCGCGCCAGTTTCGGTGGTCGATCGGTTGAGTGACTTAGCGGACGCGCCCTTGATCGGCGGCTTTAATGTCGCTGCAGCGCCATATTCAGTAGGGAAACGCAATTCGCGGATCCCATTGGCGAAAAGGCATTCCTTGCTGCGCCGGAATTCTCAGCGGGGTTTCAGCCGGTCGTTCTGGACCCGATTCGGCAAATCGCTTCCGTTTGCCTGCCAGTCATAACGGGCACATTTTTCCTATTCTTTGTATTGGGCTGAAAGTTCCCATAATTCCGTTGAATACGAAAAGCGAGATCGGTAGACTCGGAATTAGTGCATTTCCCCTAATTTAAACCCTGTCATCAACTCTTAGCCGTTGCGGCCACTGAACGAGTGGGGCATCCCCTGTTTGCCGACTCGGTCGTTTCACGCTGCAGCATTGAATCCCTGTTGTTGACTTCAGTGATAAGGAATTTTTGAAAACATCTATGGATGGAGTGAACTCTCACCACAATTTAGCGAGGTTAAACACCTAAAATGAGAAGTGCGGGCCAAACGCGACGATCATTTTCACCATCAACCATTCTCTATTCGCGATACCTAAAACCCAGGTGTGCGACAATTTGCCGGCCGGTTATTAGATCGGTCTTACTTTTCTCATCTTCGATCGGCTGTCTATGCATCGCGCACTCTGAGGCAAGTGCGGAATCTGCTCTGATGCGGGTGGCTGCCGGCGCCAGTTATCAGGAATTTGGGCTGACGAGTAGAGGCGACGTTTTTACGATTGCCAATTTGTCGCAAGGTGATGCGCATCTCCAGAAGGCAATCATCGACACCAAATCCTCGTCTGCGGACGCTTATTTCCATCTCTCGGGAATGAGCTCTTTTCCCTTCATGGCTGAACAAGAATCCGCAGCGGAAACGGGATTCACAGGGTTTGGCGGAGTGACGAATGACTCCCGACGAATGGTTTTGGAATTCACCGACTTCGCTCCGGGGGAGACGTTTTCGTTTCAAATCGATGTCGATAACCGCCACAGTTGGTTCACATCCGGTAGCGATTTCGCTGGGACGACCTTGAGCACGGTATTTACCAGTAGTGACAATACGACGGAGTTGATCGGCGCATTCAATGCGACAGAGGATTCCTGGGTTTCGGCGCTTGCTGAGCTCTACTCGCCGACCCCGCGGCCGGATTTCACCAATCCCGAGCCATCGTCATTGCTGCTGGCGCTCATTGGCGGCGCGACATTGGGAGCATTCGTATTGAATACCAAGCGGATTTCGTCGCCGACTGATTGAGGGAGCAGCTGTGAAGCTCCTTCGAGGCTAAGTTTGCCAGCGGAGACTGCGCTCAGTCACCGTTGGTGTCGGCCGGGAGAGTTTGCTCGCGGGGGGGGATACCCCATTTGGCGGCATGGGCGCGCGAGCGGCGGTGCGATTGGAGGCCGGACATCAAGAAGTCGATGACCTTGCCGTAAGAGCGTAGTGCCGGTGAAAACTGTTGCCGTTCTAAACTCGATTTGGCGTCGCGATAGGCCGTTCCGTACGATTTCCAGTCGACGGTCCACCCTTCTTCGATGGCCGACTGTTGCAAGTCGTGCTCGATGGTGGCGAGCTGTCCGGCCAGTTTTCGTGTCATGTTGGCTTCTGCATAACGATAGGGGCCACCCTTGGGGGCCGAGACGGGGGGAGCCTTTGCGCGCTCGCGGCGTTGGTTCCACCAGATCCAAACCATGAGGATGATCTGTATACCAGCCAGTCCCAACAAGGTGAGACCGGGGGCAAGCAGGTAGTTTAAAGCTGTCCGCAACCCCATCAACGTCAGCGGTACGCCAATCGCAAGGACGATGGACAATAAGGAGAGCGCCAACCCCCAACCCCAGGAGAGCCCCCCGCTATCGTCGTAGCGAGGCCTTGGCGGTGGCGTGGCGATATCGCCAACCGGTGCATTCACGCGGACAATCACCACGGTGATGTTGTCCGGTCCGCCGCGCAGGTTGGCCAGATGCACCAACAACTGACAGGCTTCGGCTGGAGGCAATTCGCGGGCGATCGTGCCGATTTCGTTGTCGTCTAACAGTCCGGTCAATCCGTCACTGCATAGCAAGAAAATATCGCCGGAGAGGATTTCATGGGCGCCTTCGATGTCGACCTCAACGTGGGCCTCTGGTCCCAGGCAGCGGGTAATGACGTTCCGCGGCTCGTAAAGAAAAATCTCTTCGGCCGACATTTGCCCCTGTTTGAGTAGCTCCCATTGCAGACTGTGATCGAACGTCAACTGTTCGATATGGGCATCGCGAATGCGATACAGACGGCTGTCGCCAACATGACCGGCGATGGCCCCCGTTGGGGAAAGCACCAAGGCGGTTAAGGTGGTGCCCATGCGCAGGAAATCGTGATTCTGCCGCCCACGAGTATTGATGCCCGTATTGGCTTCGATGATGGCTTGTTCGAGCGCTTCGTCGATGGGAAGATTCTGCAGCTTTTGGTAGGAGTGCGGAATGGAGTCGGCCGCCATTTTACTGGCCAACTCGCCCACCGCATGTCCGCCCATCCCATCGGCGACGAGAAACAAATGGCCCCGTTGATGGAAGGCCTCTGCGTCCGGCGCCAGATGGATGCCGTAGGAATCTTGATTGTTTTGACGGCGGAATCCGATGTCGCTTTTTGCGGCAAATTCCACCTTCTGCTCCCACAGCATCGCGGTTCCTCAAGTCCGAAGTGTATTCATTTGGCGGCACGTGTTCGGTAAGAATTCGATGGCAGGCTTCCCGATGACCAGAGCAGACGCCGTAAAACCATCTCTAATCATGGTATCCGGTCAACTGATGCGACGCAAAGCCAACCTATTCAACCACTGAATTCTAATGGATTTCAGCAGACTGCCCTGTTCACGGTTTCCGCTGCCTCAGTGGTCATCATCTCCCAGTTGTCACCTACCCCTCGATATGTCGGTCGACGGTTTGCAGCGCTTCTGATTCGCGACGGAACCAATGATGTCCGCCGATGACAACCGCGAAGAACAGAGCGCACATGTAAAAATTGTGATTGTTATGAAACATTGCCGCCGTTTCATCAAATGCCCCAACCGACGCCTCACCGGACATCCAATTCATCGCGACGGCGAAGCGGAGGACTTCGTACATCAACGATTCCAACCCAATATCGACAATCACCAGCAGATGCAGGCACAAATCAACGCGATTGACGAAATACTTTCGCCGCGCTGCAAAAACCAGCAGCAACGACATGATGCTTACCGAAACAACTCCCCCCACGATGAATCCGATTCGTGAGGGATACCACTTCCAAAACAGAAACGTTCCCACGTAAATCAGCAACTGCAAGATGCTGAAATACCAACGATTTATCGTCATATTGAGTGAACCGTATCATCGGCGTGTCGAACGCCCTGCATGTACCGAAAACGCCCCAAGGATTTCCCGTGCGGCCGCTACTTCGACCGCCGCCGTTTGATCCATTGCGTGAAATTGCAAGAAGTTGATGATACTTGGTTTTTCCCTCTCTTTCTATAAACGAGAAACTACCGCTCCCATTCACGGTTTCCAGCATTACTCCTGCTTCCCTATCCGTCCACATTTCTGTCGTCTCAAGCTTTTAACCATTGTCCCGCCCTAAGAAACGCTGAATCCCGTCTGTTTTGTTCTGAGATGACAGGCTCCTCTTGCCTTAAAAGTCGGTTTTCCCTTAAAACCCCGACCTGTTCGCAACAGCGATCGTCGTGTGACGTATTGCGCAGCGTAATGCTTTGTCGGGCCGCAGGAATATCAACGCAAATCTGGAAATCATATTTTTCCCACGGAACGGACTCTCGGGAGCAGTCATGATGGAGACAATTCAACGGATCAAGTGGGCGACCGTTCTCGGTCTGTTGGCGATGATCGCCGGATGCAGTGACGGCCATGATCCACACATTGCCGGCGACGACCCCAGCAAAGCGGAGGCGAATTCAGAAGAAGTGCCGAAACTTCGCCAACAACCCGATGAAGTCGTCACTGCCGAGGAATATGAACGCCAACAATCGGAGAATGACTCGGGCATCGTGCTTGCGAGCGGAACTGATGACGGGACGGGGATTCGCACCGTAGCTGCCGGTGAAGAAGATGCGACGGCAGCCACGATCGACGGCATCGTCATCTTCGACGAAGATGAGACCGAAGCCGAAGCAGATGCTCCTGAGGAAAAATTTGTCGCCCCCAAAGAGGGAACGGCGGAATACTACATCCATGAAATCACCAAACTCCGTATCGCGCGGCCGCCACAAACTAAAGATCTGGAAGCGTTGCGGGCTTGGCATCGCGAACGCAGTCTGAAGATCATCGCCAATGCTGAAAAGGCTTTGGCCCTGACACATCGCGATCCTAAGCAGGAACGGATCTTTGACGTCGCCGTGCGGAAATTGCTGGAAACCCGTCTACAACTGGCTGTCGATGGAGATACAGAGAGCGTGGACGCGCTCTATGAGCATGCGGCATCGCTTTATAAGCGGGATCCGAAGTCCACAGCGGCTGCGGAAGGGGCGTTTACGCTGACGCAACTGGCCTACTCCAACTCCACCGCGGCGATCATGACCGGAACGGCCTTGAAGGACCCTCGTTGGTTGCAGGAATTCGCTCGACAATCGGAAGACTATGCTGTGAAGTTCCCTCAGGATTCCCAGCGGTCAATCCCCCTGCTCTTTGCAGCAGCCGAGCGGTGTGAGATCAATGGGCTGGATGAAGAAGCGGTCCGGGCTTATTCAGTGATTGCCCAAAAATTCCCCAAACACGATGCCGCAGCCGTTGCTTTGACGATTGTGCGGCGGATGAAAATGAACGGCCGCCGCATCAAACTCTCCGGAGCGACGCTTCAAGGCCAAGCGGTTTCTTTGGAGCAACATTTGGGGAAACCGGTCGTCGTATTTTTCTGGAACACTTCTGCAGCTCCCTCCGTGAAGCAGATTCCTGAAATTACCGAAGTTGCCAAAAAATATGGCAGCAACAGACTCGGAGTCATTGGCGTTTGTTTGGATGAATCGACCGAGACTTTGAAAGCCTTCTTGACCAAAGAGAAGCTTCCTTTCCCCAATATTATTCATTCCGATGAAAAGAAACGTGGTTGGAACAATCCGATCGTCAAGTTTTACGGAGTCCGCCGCGTCCCCTCAATGTGGGTGATCGATGCGGGGGGCCGTGTCGTGACGACCAAAGTCGAAAGTGGGAAACTGGACGCGACGCTCGCCGCAGTCTTCAATTCCCGAACCGCCACGAGACCGGGCAAAAGCGTGCGATAGCTGCTTGTATTGCCAAGTTTGATTCAAAAACAGTCTCTAATGAGCCGCGAACTCCCATTCGCGGCTCTCTTTTTGCGCTGCTTCTGGTAGAATTTTCCAATGCGATAGGGGAGTCAAAAACCGATTTAATCTGAACAAATGCCAACTGCACGCCTTGACAGATGGACGCACGTATATTAGCGTGGATTGGTAGCAGAATTTGCACTACTGAATTGTTCGATTGATGAGGGTGGAGACCGATGGCCAAAAAGAATGGACTGACGAAGCGACAACAGGACATTTACGAGTTCTTGAAGGACAAAATCGTGACCCGGGGTTACGGTCCGACGGTGCGAGAAATTGGGGCCGCCTTCGAAATTCGTTCACCCAACGGTGTCATGTGCCATCTCAAGGCCTTGGAGAAAAAAGGGCTGATTACGCGTGAATCGCACATGTCGCGTGCCATTCAACTGACGGAATCGACCCAGTTCTCCGCCTCGTTGCCCCTTGCCGGTAACGTGGCTGCGGGTACCCCGGTGCTGGCTGAAGAACTGTGCGAACAGCAGGATTTTAGCAGCCTGTTTAATTCCGAAGA from Symmachiella dynata encodes:
- a CDS encoding type II toxin-antitoxin system RelE family toxin; the encoded protein is MNDPIAPLKTDVPETEELLIDTAQQAVNQCRWVVGECAAKWTKKYAKGRTDADFAALINLSGDQVFQRRRVWESFADVHESYPKLKWSHFYSAINWDDAAECLQWAEETEATVAEMKAWRRAIHGEDLTAEAEEDESAVAYVPSETTAVVDPDEFGGEGSTASEGGNSTRDRKPETATATAAARQKEDTSGEYSPFRQGATTPPATSDQGGDAVGTAVGPPVAQLVKRTTKALQRFETAITPQFVQEFRKLPEQTQSQFIKAVEELNSKVAELL
- a CDS encoding PP2C family protein-serine/threonine phosphatase, whose amino-acid sequence is MLWEQKVEFAAKSDIGFRRQNNQDSYGIHLAPDAEAFHQRGHLFLVADGMGGHAVGELASKMAADSIPHSYQKLQNLPIDEALEQAIIEANTGINTRGRQNHDFLRMGTTLTALVLSPTGAIAGHVGDSRLYRIRDAHIEQLTFDHSLQWELLKQGQMSAEEIFLYEPRNVITRCLGPEAHVEVDIEGAHEILSGDIFLLCSDGLTGLLDDNEIGTIARELPPAEACQLLVHLANLRGGPDNITVVIVRVNAPVGDIATPPPRPRYDDSGGLSWGWGLALSLLSIVLAIGVPLTLMGLRTALNYLLAPGLTLLGLAGIQIILMVWIWWNQRRERAKAPPVSAPKGGPYRYAEANMTRKLAGQLATIEHDLQQSAIEEGWTVDWKSYGTAYRDAKSSLERQQFSPALRSYGKVIDFLMSGLQSHRRSRAHAAKWGIPPREQTLPADTNGD
- a CDS encoding TlpA family protein disulfide reductase, producing the protein MMETIQRIKWATVLGLLAMIAGCSDGHDPHIAGDDPSKAEANSEEVPKLRQQPDEVVTAEEYERQQSENDSGIVLASGTDDGTGIRTVAAGEEDATAATIDGIVIFDEDETEAEADAPEEKFVAPKEGTAEYYIHEITKLRIARPPQTKDLEALRAWHRERSLKIIANAEKALALTHRDPKQERIFDVAVRKLLETRLQLAVDGDTESVDALYEHAASLYKRDPKSTAAAEGAFTLTQLAYSNSTAAIMTGTALKDPRWLQEFARQSEDYAVKFPQDSQRSIPLLFAAAERCEINGLDEEAVRAYSVIAQKFPKHDAAAVALTIVRRMKMNGRRIKLSGATLQGQAVSLEQHLGKPVVVFFWNTSAAPSVKQIPEITEVAKKYGSNRLGVIGVCLDESTETLKAFLTKEKLPFPNIIHSDEKKRGWNNPIVKFYGVRRVPSMWVIDAGGRVVTTKVESGKLDATLAAVFNSRTATRPGKSVR
- the lexA gene encoding transcriptional repressor LexA encodes the protein MAKKNGLTKRQQDIYEFLKDKIVTRGYGPTVREIGAAFEIRSPNGVMCHLKALEKKGLITRESHMSRAIQLTESTQFSASLPLAGNVAAGTPVLAEELCEQQDFSSLFNSEDHFCLKVSGDSMIEAQIADGDFAIIRKQNTCNNGEIAVALVDGEDATLKYFYREAGHIRLEPANSTMQSIIVSDAQVLGVLVGVIRRY